From Xylanibacter oryzae DSM 17970, a single genomic window includes:
- a CDS encoding LuxE/PaaK family acyltransferase, producing the protein MDHIKKLFNIKDPYLYDDKLFVQAMRENVCWHYNQNKDYRRILDSFSFKPNDIKKITDLENIPFIPTLYFKHHYLLSGKKRIIQINATSSGTSGRNKSMISFDFYTLKRLFRMVIRLFKYHKILSFRFQRFVIFGYEHTFRNNKAVAKSAWAFTFTSPAKSKDYAIRYVDGEYKVDLPNIERKLVKYAKGSTPVRTLGFPAYTYFLLEQMDEHGINVKLPKGSLMTLGGGWKQFTAEKVSKEDFYKLAKKVLGLDSESIIEFFGAVEHPIMWTQCECHHFHVPAYARVIIRDADTLVPLPHGQKGLINLLTPASKSCPLSSIMTDDIGIIHDEECPCGIKTPYLEILGRVGIDDIKTCAEGATELLKSDKK; encoded by the coding sequence ATGGACCATATAAAGAAACTTTTCAATATAAAAGACCCATATCTATATGATGACAAGCTCTTTGTGCAAGCAATGAGGGAAAATGTTTGCTGGCATTACAACCAGAATAAAGATTACAGGAGAATTCTCGATTCCTTTTCATTTAAGCCGAATGATATAAAAAAAATCACTGATCTGGAAAATATTCCTTTTATTCCGACGCTTTATTTCAAACATCATTATCTTTTGTCGGGCAAGAAGAGGATCATTCAGATTAATGCTACATCCTCTGGAACTTCAGGTAGGAACAAGTCAATGATCTCGTTTGATTTTTATACTCTGAAACGTCTGTTTCGTATGGTGATCAGACTTTTCAAATACCATAAGATTCTTTCCTTCCGTTTTCAGAGATTTGTTATTTTCGGTTATGAACATACATTCCGTAATAATAAGGCTGTTGCTAAGAGTGCATGGGCATTTACGTTTACGTCGCCGGCAAAATCAAAGGATTATGCTATCAGGTATGTTGATGGTGAATACAAAGTTGATCTACCAAATATTGAGAGAAAACTCGTGAAATATGCTAAAGGCAGTACGCCTGTGAGGACACTCGGATTTCCTGCATATACCTATTTTCTTCTTGAACAGATGGATGAACATGGAATAAATGTGAAACTGCCTAAAGGTTCACTCATGACACTTGGGGGAGGGTGGAAACAGTTCACTGCCGAAAAGGTTTCGAAAGAAGATTTTTACAAACTAGCAAAAAAAGTGCTTGGGCTTGATAGCGAGAGTATCATAGAGTTCTTCGGGGCTGTGGAACATCCTATAATGTGGACGCAATGCGAGTGTCACCACTTTCATGTCCCAGCTTATGCAAGGGTGATTATCAGAGATGCAGATACTCTGGTTCCGCTTCCACATGGTCAGAAGGGATTGATAAATCTTCTTACTCCGGCATCAAAAAGTTGCCCTCTATCTTCAATCATGACGGATGATATAGGAATCATTCATGATGAAGAATGTCCGTGTGGAATCAAGACTCCATATCTTGAAATACTTGGACGTGTTGGCATTGACGATATAAAAACATGTGCCGAGGGCGCAACTGAACTACTAAAAAGTGATAAGAAATGA
- a CDS encoding acyl-CoA reductase, protein MILYRGEIKNNSEQEQLIADLYPHLIETLETQRIDVEKLMKACDSLMRKAFNHEYDEYALPLLEFAGVSYEKFIEYAGMFSYESLKKRVESELGTDFNREKNVNDSIRRCTAPLGTLLHIAAGNADILPAYSVIEGLLAGNINLLKLPTGDSGLSIKLLSEIIKEYPEIRDFVYVFDVPSVEIGTIKTLGSYADGIVIWGGDVAVKAVREFAAPNQKIIIYGHKLSFAYANGETTDQMLGELAKDICITNQLLCSSCQVLYYDTDDMDELVSFARRFHEILRKTNKALGKAPLSMRGKNRIEIYNDFLEGKKNIFTEDGVSVIVKDDSKLELSKLFRSVNIKRLPHEIIISTLKREKCHLQTVGLLVPDSDERRNLEDLFIRAGITRITYGSMRELIPDEAHDGMFPLREYTKIVDVLR, encoded by the coding sequence ATGATACTTTACCGTGGTGAAATAAAAAACAATAGCGAGCAGGAACAGCTCATTGCTGATTTATATCCACATCTCATCGAAACACTGGAAACTCAGAGGATAGATGTAGAGAAACTGATGAAAGCCTGCGACAGTCTCATGAGAAAAGCATTTAATCATGAGTATGATGAATATGCACTTCCGTTGCTTGAATTTGCCGGAGTATCGTATGAAAAATTCATCGAATATGCTGGAATGTTCTCGTATGAATCATTGAAGAAAAGAGTGGAAAGTGAGCTTGGAACTGATTTTAACAGGGAAAAAAATGTAAATGATAGTATCAGAAGATGCACTGCTCCATTGGGAACTCTTCTTCATATTGCGGCAGGAAATGCAGATATACTTCCTGCGTATTCGGTGATCGAAGGTCTGCTTGCTGGCAATATCAACCTTTTGAAACTTCCCACTGGAGATAGTGGACTTTCAATCAAACTTTTATCAGAAATAATAAAGGAATATCCTGAAATCAGAGATTTCGTCTATGTATTTGATGTGCCTTCGGTAGAGATCGGAACAATCAAGACTTTGGGAAGTTATGCTGATGGCATAGTTATTTGGGGTGGCGATGTAGCAGTGAAGGCTGTAAGAGAATTTGCTGCACCCAATCAGAAAATAATCATCTATGGCCATAAACTATCCTTCGCTTATGCAAATGGTGAAACGACCGACCAGATGCTTGGGGAACTAGCGAAAGACATATGTATTACTAATCAGCTCTTATGCTCATCATGTCAGGTGCTTTACTACGATACTGACGATATGGATGAACTTGTATCGTTTGCACGTCGTTTTCATGAAATTTTGCGTAAAACGAATAAAGCCTTAGGCAAGGCCCCGTTGTCAATGAGAGGAAAGAACAGAATAGAAATATATAATGATTTTCTTGAGGGAAAGAAAAATATCTTTACTGAGGATGGAGTATCGGTAATCGTGAAAGATGACTCAAAGCTTGAATTGTCAAAGCTTTTCCGCTCGGTTAATATAAAGAGGCTTCCGCACGAAATAATCATTTCAACTTTAAAACGTGAAAAATGTCATCTCCAGACTGTAGGGCTTCTGGTCCCAGACTCAGATGAAAGAAGAAACCTGGAAGATCTCTTTATTCGTGCAGGTATCACACGAATAACATACGGAAGCATGAGGGAACTAATTCCTGATGAAGCGCACGACGGCATGTTTCCACTGAGAGAATATACAAAAATAGTAGATGTCCTACGATAG
- a CDS encoding calcium-translocating P-type ATPase, PMCA-type — translation MSKEYNKNFVNSKGLDYQQVKQNRAEYGENVLTPPKKASLWLLYIEKYKDPIIKILLVAAFISLVLAFFEKDFIETIGIFLAIFLATTIGFYFERDAARKFDVLTALGEEQPVKVMRNGKVLLIPRKEVVVGDLVLIEAGDEIPADGELIESTDLQIDESSLTGEPMINKHADKEQNEVEATYPSSKVLRSSMVMNGGGTAIVTAVGDKTEIGKVAHSSMEETEVRTPLDMQLERLAKMINKIGFSISIAAFLIFLIHDVLTNDVWHGTEYFKMAEIVLNYFMMSVTLIVMAVPEGLPMAVTLSLALNMRRMLKSNNLVRKLHACETMGAVTVICTDKTGTLTQNRMQVADMLIAEGDDGMFANAIALNTTAYLDDEDNGIGNPTEIALLLWLKSKGFDYKDIRDDVKIENRIPFSTERKYMATVVVMDGKRWLFVKGAPEVVIGHCDITPEIRAHINEALIGYQRKAMRTLAFACKQLADNTEIVSIVGNLNYQGIVAISDPLRYDVPDAVSECCSAGIQVKIVTGDTSATAIEIARQIGIWNKDTPASAQITGADFAAMNDEEAYRCVHGLLLMSRARPTDKQRLVQLLQKSGEVVAVTGDGTNDAPALNYAHVGLSLGSGTSVAKNASDITLMDDSFHSIVKAVMWGRSLYKNIQRFLFFQLVVNVTALLLVLGGSIIGTELPLTVTQILWVNLIMDTFAAMALSSLPPSREVMKEKPRKQGDFILSHGMLKGIFFIGLSFFIIMFVMLIYFERFAGVSIYELTIFFTVFVMLQCWNLLNVKCIGSNHSAFHHFFRDRGLLAVLAMIVAGQWFIVQFGGKMFRTTPLHAQEWFWIILGTSPVLMIGEIWRFIKRIICRRN, via the coding sequence ATGAGTAAAGAATACAACAAGAATTTTGTCAATTCCAAAGGTCTTGACTATCAACAGGTGAAGCAAAATAGGGCTGAATATGGCGAGAATGTATTGACTCCTCCCAAGAAAGCTTCGCTTTGGCTACTGTATATAGAAAAATACAAAGATCCGATAATAAAAATTCTTTTGGTTGCTGCTTTTATTTCATTGGTTCTTGCTTTTTTTGAGAAAGATTTCATAGAAACTATAGGTATATTTTTAGCTATATTTTTAGCTACTACTATTGGATTTTACTTTGAAAGGGATGCCGCCCGCAAGTTTGATGTGCTAACTGCTCTGGGCGAAGAACAGCCGGTAAAGGTAATGCGTAATGGTAAAGTACTACTTATTCCTAGAAAAGAAGTAGTAGTAGGGGATCTCGTTCTTATAGAGGCTGGTGATGAGATACCGGCAGATGGCGAACTCATAGAATCAACAGATCTACAGATAGATGAGTCATCGCTTACCGGTGAACCGATGATAAATAAACACGCCGACAAAGAACAAAATGAAGTAGAAGCGACTTATCCTTCAAGTAAAGTGCTTCGTAGTTCTATGGTTATGAATGGAGGTGGTACTGCTATAGTTACCGCTGTAGGTGATAAGACCGAAATCGGGAAAGTGGCACATAGTTCTATGGAAGAAACTGAAGTGAGAACCCCCCTTGATATGCAATTGGAGCGTTTGGCTAAAATGATTAATAAGATAGGCTTTTCTATATCTATAGCTGCATTCCTTATATTCCTTATTCATGATGTGCTTACAAATGATGTATGGCATGGCACTGAATATTTTAAGATGGCCGAAATAGTGCTCAATTATTTTATGATGTCTGTCACTCTTATTGTGATGGCTGTGCCTGAAGGATTGCCAATGGCAGTAACATTAAGTTTAGCACTTAATATGCGTCGTATGCTCAAAAGCAACAATCTAGTAAGAAAATTGCATGCTTGTGAAACAATGGGAGCTGTAACAGTTATCTGCACGGATAAGACCGGAACGCTTACACAAAACCGTATGCAGGTGGCTGATATGCTTATAGCCGAAGGAGATGATGGCATGTTTGCAAATGCTATTGCTCTTAATACCACTGCATATCTGGATGATGAAGATAATGGTATAGGTAATCCAACAGAGATAGCATTACTGCTATGGCTTAAAAGTAAAGGTTTTGACTACAAAGACATACGTGATGATGTCAAAATAGAAAACCGTATTCCATTTTCTACCGAACGGAAATATATGGCAACAGTTGTTGTTATGGATGGCAAACGCTGGCTCTTTGTTAAGGGCGCTCCTGAAGTTGTAATCGGGCATTGTGATATTACTCCAGAAATACGTGCGCATATAAATGAGGCTTTGATTGGTTATCAGCGTAAAGCTATGAGGACTTTGGCTTTTGCATGTAAACAATTGGCAGACAATACAGAAATAGTATCTATTGTAGGCAATCTTAATTATCAGGGAATTGTAGCTATTAGTGATCCATTACGCTATGATGTGCCTGATGCTGTAAGCGAATGTTGTTCTGCTGGAATTCAAGTTAAGATAGTTACAGGTGATACCTCTGCTACTGCTATTGAGATAGCACGCCAGATAGGTATATGGAATAAGGATACGCCAGCTAGTGCTCAGATTACAGGTGCTGATTTTGCTGCTATGAACGATGAGGAAGCCTACAGGTGTGTACATGGACTTCTTTTGATGAGTAGGGCCAGACCTACAGATAAACAAAGACTTGTACAGTTGCTTCAGAAAAGTGGTGAAGTTGTAGCTGTAACAGGTGACGGCACTAATGATGCACCTGCGCTTAATTATGCACATGTCGGATTGTCATTAGGTTCAGGTACTAGTGTCGCGAAGAATGCAAGTGATATAACTCTAATGGATGATTCTTTCCACAGTATAGTAAAGGCTGTAATGTGGGGACGCTCATTATACAAAAATATTCAAAGGTTCCTGTTTTTTCAGTTGGTGGTGAATGTTACTGCTTTGCTATTAGTTCTTGGAGGTTCTATAATAGGTACAGAACTTCCCTTAACGGTAACGCAAATTCTTTGGGTTAACCTAATAATGGATACTTTCGCAGCAATGGCTTTGTCCTCACTTCCTCCTTCGCGTGAGGTTATGAAAGAAAAACCAAGAAAGCAGGGCGATTTTATATTATCTCATGGCATGCTTAAAGGCATATTTTTTATAGGTCTTTCTTTTTTCATTATAATGTTTGTAATGTTGATATACTTTGAAAGATTCGCAGGCGTTTCAATCTATGAACTAACTATATTCTTTACAGTTTTTGTTATGTTGCAGTGCTGGAATCTTCTGAATGTAAAATGTATTGGGTCAAACCATTCTGCTTTTCATCATTTCTTCCGTGACAGGGGATTACTTGCTGTATTGGCTATGATAGTTGCCGGACAATGGTTTATAGTACAGTTTGGTGGTAAAATGTTCCGTACGACACCATTGCATGCCCAAGAATGGTTTTGGATAATATTAGGTACATCTCCTGTTCTAATGATAGGGGAGATATGGCGTTTTATAAAGAGAATCATATGCAGAAGAAATTAA